In Tubulanus polymorphus chromosome 2, tnTubPoly1.2, whole genome shotgun sequence, a single window of DNA contains:
- the LOC141898929 gene encoding uncharacterized protein LOC141898929: MEPKGLSNLNASSCYLNAIVQCLKALPCFRERIFAHSSTVDCVVDDCILCILDHCFSGYHEELFYLVNDIIPGGNIRHQQDAEEFLTGLFRIIYNQEPSLLEIFQSSWTGTTTCVKCKAVKKTSENQPIVSLPCLCFSFFSEVQEPVKSMRTTCEPLKKLFLMKRELLKPSNSK, translated from the exons ATGGAACCTAAAGGGCTAAGCAATCTAAATGCAAGTAGTTGTTACTTGAATGCCATAGTTCAATGTTTGAAGGCCTTGCCATGTTTTAGGGAGCGTATATTTGCACACAGCAGCACAGTTGATT GTGTAGTGGATGATTGCATCCTTTGTATACTTGACCACTGCTTTAGTGGCTATCACGAAGAGCTTTTTTATCTGGTAAATG ACATTATTCCTGGTGGCAATATTCGTCATCAGCAAGATGCTGAAGAGTTTCTTACAGGGCTATtcagaataatttataatcaGGAGCC TTCGTTGCTAGAGATTTTTCAAAGCAGCTGGACCGGAACAA CTACGTGTGTTAAATGTAAAGCGGTAAAgaaaacatcagaaaatcaaCCCATAGTTTCTTTACCCtgtttg tgtttcagctttttcagcgaagttcaggaaccggttAAAAGTATGCGTACAACCTGTGAACCCTTGAAGAAATTATTCTTGATGAAAAGAGAGTTATTAAAGCCTAGTAATTCAAAATGA